In Candidatus Chlorohelix allophototropha, one DNA window encodes the following:
- the tpiA gene encoding triose-phosphate isomerase gives MQINRSSTSKRTPIIAGNWKMNKTVDEALDLVEDMMDDLDSFEGVEVVLCPPFLALFAVQTELLEDTEIKLGAQNMYWEEEGAFTGEVSPLMLREFCDYVIIGHSERRTLFGETDADVNRKVKAAFKHDITPIIAVGENLAQNEAGQAQEVVERQVRGAFEGISRQDASTAVIAYEPIWAIGTGKAANGEYANTISAHIRKILTELYDAELANVVRIQYGGSVNAKNIAEYLSQPEVDGALVGGASLKANDFVQIVATTLEVTARK, from the coding sequence TTGCAGATTAACAGGTCCAGTACCAGCAAACGCACTCCTATAATCGCCGGTAACTGGAAAATGAATAAAACTGTTGACGAAGCACTTGATTTAGTAGAAGATATGATGGATGACCTCGACTCGTTTGAAGGAGTTGAGGTGGTACTTTGCCCGCCTTTTCTGGCGCTCTTTGCCGTTCAGACAGAGTTGCTGGAAGATACAGAAATAAAATTGGGCGCGCAGAATATGTACTGGGAAGAGGAAGGCGCATTTACCGGCGAGGTTTCTCCGCTCATGCTCCGCGAGTTTTGCGATTACGTTATAATCGGGCATAGCGAAAGGCGTACCCTATTTGGGGAAACCGATGCCGATGTAAATCGTAAGGTCAAAGCCGCCTTTAAGCATGACATCACCCCGATTATTGCGGTAGGCGAAAATCTGGCGCAAAATGAAGCCGGGCAAGCTCAAGAAGTGGTAGAGCGGCAAGTGCGCGGCGCGTTTGAGGGCATTAGTCGCCAAGACGCAAGCACCGCAGTTATTGCCTATGAACCTATTTGGGCAATCGGAACAGGTAAAGCGGCTAACGGCGAATACGCCAATACCATATCCGCGCATATCCGCAAGATACTAACCGAGCTTTACGATGCAGAATTGGCAAATGTGGTACGTATCCAGTATGGCGGTAGCGTAAACGCGAAGAATATCGCCGAGTATTTAAGCCAGCCTGAAGTTGATGGGGCGTTGGTGGGTGGCGCAAGCCTGAAGGCTAACGATTTCGTACAGATTGTGGCAACTACCCTTGAGGTGACTGCCCGCAAATAA
- a CDS encoding phosphoglycerate kinase: MNKKTIEDVVVSGKRVLVRVDFNVPLENGQITDDTRIRSAIPTINYLAGKGAKVILMSHLGRPKGVDEKLRLTPIATHLAELLGKPVTKLDDCVGAEVEAAVNALKDGDVALLENLRFHPEEEKNNPDFAKQLAALGDVYVNDAFGTAHRAHASTEGVTHYISESVAGYLMQKELEIMGGALSNPTRPLIAILGGAKVSDKIGVIQNLLTRVKVDTLLIGGGMANTFFKAKGYDVADSLVENDKVELAKELLNSPEGARIVLPTDVVAADRFAPDANYSITTPDKVAAGTRILDIGPAAVADYKARLKDAKTIIWNGPMGVFEFEAFAKGTTAVAQALAEVDGTTIIGGGESVAAVEQSGLADKMTHISTGGGASLEFLEGRILPGVEALNDK; this comes from the coding sequence ATGAACAAAAAAACTATCGAAGATGTAGTTGTCAGCGGGAAACGTGTACTGGTGCGCGTGGATTTCAACGTGCCGTTGGAAAATGGACAGATTACCGACGACACTCGCATTCGCTCTGCCATACCCACAATTAATTATTTGGCGGGAAAAGGGGCGAAAGTGATTTTGATGTCGCACCTTGGCAGACCAAAAGGGGTGGATGAAAAATTGCGCCTGACCCCAATTGCCACCCACCTTGCCGAACTGCTCGGTAAGCCCGTGACCAAACTTGATGATTGTGTGGGCGCGGAAGTAGAAGCAGCGGTAAATGCCCTCAAGGATGGGGATGTAGCGTTGCTGGAGAACTTGCGCTTTCATCCAGAAGAAGAAAAGAACAACCCTGACTTTGCCAAGCAACTCGCCGCGCTAGGGGATGTGTATGTGAACGATGCTTTCGGCACTGCCCATCGCGCCCACGCCAGCACCGAAGGCGTAACCCACTACATCAGCGAGAGTGTAGCGGGCTATCTGATGCAAAAAGAACTCGAAATCATGGGCGGCGCGCTTTCCAACCCCACGCGCCCGTTGATCGCGATTCTGGGCGGCGCGAAAGTTTCGGACAAAATCGGCGTAATTCAGAACCTGCTCACCCGCGTTAAGGTTGATACCCTGCTCATCGGTGGCGGTATGGCTAACACCTTCTTTAAAGCGAAGGGCTACGATGTAGCCGATTCGCTGGTGGAAAATGACAAAGTAGAACTGGCTAAGGAATTGCTGAATAGCCCAGAAGGTGCGCGAATCGTGCTTCCGACAGATGTGGTGGCAGCAGATCGCTTCGCACCGGATGCAAATTACAGCATTACTACCCCCGACAAAGTAGCAGCAGGCACCCGTATTCTCGATATTGGGCCCGCCGCCGTAGCAGATTACAAAGCGCGTCTGAAAGATGCCAAAACAATAATCTGGAACGGGCCTATGGGCGTATTCGAGTTTGAAGCTTTTGCCAAAGGCACGACCGCAGTAGCGCAAGCCTTGGCAGAAGTGGATGGCACGACCATCATCGGTGGCGGTGAGAGCGTGGCAGCAGTTGAGCAAAGCGGTTTGGCAGACAAAATGACTCATATCAGCACCGGCGGCGGCGCAAGCCTTGAATTTCTTGAGGGGCGAATTTTACCCGGTGTAGAGGCTCTCAACGATAAATAG
- a CDS encoding cupin domain-containing protein, producing MSEKQESLKAAAGFYCLEDIKSVELAQGIKMQLFSGENVMMSFVTLEPGALVPLHSHPHEQMGTVLEGEFIFYIGGLAEENGKRVTKGDIYLAPGGVLHAARSIGDKPCLTLDIFGPIREDYIAMFKTTHGHEVSGLQVSEQEQK from the coding sequence ATGAGCGAAAAGCAGGAAAGTCTAAAAGCCGCCGCAGGGTTTTATTGCCTTGAAGATATAAAATCTGTCGAACTGGCACAAGGCATTAAAATGCAGCTTTTCTCCGGTGAAAACGTGATGATGAGCTTTGTCACCCTCGAACCCGGTGCGTTGGTGCCACTCCACAGCCATCCTCACGAGCAGATGGGTACGGTGCTGGAAGGCGAGTTTATTTTCTATATCGGTGGACTGGCTGAGGAAAATGGTAAGCGCGTAACCAAAGGTGATATATACCTTGCGCCCGGCGGAGTTTTACATGCCGCCCGGAGTATCGGCGATAAACCTTGTCTTACCCTCGATATTTTCGGTCCGATTAGAGAAGATTACATTGCCATGTTCAAGACTACACATGGACATGAGGTAAGCGGCTTACAAGTTAGTGAGCAGGAGCAAAAGTAA
- a CDS encoding dihydrodipicolinate synthase family protein, whose amino-acid sequence MTVKNITPASLAGVMPPLPTPFDAQGEVALGKLRENLDSLNRFGLTGFVILGSNGEYVYLEESEKLAAIAAARESIPSDKLLVAGTGTESTRATIRLTRAAAENGADVAIVITPGYYKNAMTGEAMVAHFTALAEASTIPIVLYNMPAYAGIDMSVDTILKLAAHPNIIGLKESSGNLVKIGELVQGVAVRKLDFAILAGSASFLLPTLAVGGMGGVAALANIAPQQCLDIYNYFRSGHLEEAQQVQLQVLAANAAVTTRFGVAGLKYAMDKLGMYGGAVRPPLLPLNAAAASEIDGTIESMK is encoded by the coding sequence ATGACCGTAAAGAATATCACTCCGGCGAGTCTAGCAGGGGTAATGCCGCCCTTACCTACCCCTTTCGATGCACAGGGTGAAGTGGCATTAGGAAAGCTGCGTGAAAATCTCGATAGCCTGAACCGCTTTGGGCTGACCGGATTTGTGATTCTGGGCAGCAACGGCGAATATGTATATTTAGAAGAATCTGAAAAGCTGGCAGCAATTGCCGCCGCGCGTGAATCTATACCCTCGGATAAGCTGTTGGTAGCCGGAACAGGCACGGAATCCACCCGCGCTACTATTCGCCTAACCCGCGCGGCGGCGGAAAACGGGGCTGATGTAGCAATAGTAATTACGCCCGGTTACTATAAAAATGCTATGACCGGAGAGGCGATGGTGGCGCATTTTACTGCCCTCGCCGAAGCTTCAACCATCCCGATAGTGCTTTATAATATGCCCGCTTACGCCGGAATCGACATGAGCGTAGATACCATACTCAAGCTTGCGGCGCATCCCAATATTATCGGGTTGAAGGAAAGCTCAGGGAATCTGGTTAAAATCGGCGAGTTGGTGCAAGGCGTAGCGGTGCGCAAGCTAGATTTTGCGATATTGGCAGGCTCTGCTTCGTTCCTGTTGCCCACGCTGGCGGTAGGCGGAATGGGAGGTGTAGCGGCGCTGGCAAATATTGCGCCCCAACAATGCCTCGATATTTATAATTACTTTCGGAGTGGGCATTTGGAAGAAGCGCAGCAAGTGCAATTGCAGGTACTCGCTGCCAACGCCGCAGTCACAACCCGTTTCGGGGTCGCGGGCTTGAAATACGCGATGGATAAGCTCGGCATGTATGGTGGCGCAGTACGTCCTCCACTATTACCGCTAAACGCCGCCGCCGCAAGTGAAATTGATGGAACTATTGAATCAATGAAGTAG